AGTTAACGCGCCGTTTAGAGCCATCTTCATGTTGCCCGTACCAGAAGCTTCTTTACCTGCAAGTGAAATTTGCTGAGAAACGTCTGCTGCAGGGATGATGATTTCAGCCATGCTTACACGGTAGTCAGGGATGAATACCACTTTAAGCTTGTTACCGATGCGAGGATCGTTGTTGATCTTCTCTGCAATCTTGTTAACCGCGAAGATGATCTCTTTCGCTAGGTGGTAACCCGGTGCTGCTTTCGCTGCGAAGAAACATACGCGTGGCTCACACTCGAAACCAGGTTCGTTAAGAATACGGTGGTACAGAGATAGAATGTGTAGCAAATCTAGATGCTGACGCTTGTATTCATGTAGACGTTTGATTTGCACGTCGAAGATAGCGTTAGTATCAAGTTCGATACCCATGTTTTCAGAAACCCAATCAGCAAGGCGCTGTTTGTTTTCTTTCTTAACAGCCATGAACTCTTTTTGGAATTTCGCGTCTGTTGCAAACTTAGCGATGCCTTCAAGCTGCTCAAGTTTAGCAGGCCACTCAGTGCCAATCTTACCAGTAATTAGCTTAGATAGGCCTGGGTTACAGAACTTCAACCAACGACGTGGTGTGATACCGTTCGTTACATTAGTCAGTTTACCTGGGAAGATTTCGTTGAACTCAGGGAACAAGTCTTTCTTAACCAATTGAGAGTGCAGTGCTGCTACACCGTTTACTTTGTAAGAACCAATCACACATAGGTTTGCCATGCGAACCATGCGGTGGAAACCTTCTTGGATGATAGAAAGCTTCGCTTGCTTCTCACCGTCACCAGGCCACATCTTGCGAACTTCTTGCATGAAGCGGTGGTTGATTTCAAAAATGATTTCCATGTGACGTGGAAGTAGGCGTTGAATCAGTGATTCAGACCACGTCTCAAGTGCTTCTGGAAGTAGTGTGTGGTTCGTGTATGCGAACGTGTGAGCACTGATTTCCCAAGCTTGGTCCCAAGATAGACCTTTCTCATCGATTAGGATGCGCATCAATTCAGGAATTGCGATCGTTGGGTGCGTATCGTTAAGCTGAATCGTTTCTTGCTTAGGCAGATCTTCTAAAGAGAAACCTGCTGCTTCGTGACGACGCAGAATATCTCGAACAGACGCTGCTGAGTGGAAATACTGCTGCATCAGACGCAGTGTCTTACCTTTCTCGTGGTTGTCGTTCGGGTAAAGTACTTTAGTGATGTTACCTGCATCGATGAGCGAGTGTTGCGCTTCGAAGTAATCACCGTTGTTAAAGCTTGCTAGTGAGAATGGTGCAATTGCCTGACATTCCCAAAGACGCAGTGGGTAAACCGTGTTTGATTCGTAACCTACGATAGGTAGATCCCAAGGCATTGCTTTTACTTCCATACCTGGAACCCAAGTACGTACTTCTTTACCGTCAATGAATTCAACGTCTACATGACCGTAAAAACCAATGTGTTGTGCTAGCTCTGGACGAGCAACTTCCCAAGGGTAACCTTCAACACCACGCCATGCGTCTGGTGCTTCTTGTTGACGACCGTCTTGGAAAGACTGTTTGAATAGACCGTATTCATAGTGAAGACCGTAACCTACTGTTGGGTATTCTTGAGCGGCACAAGAATCCATGAAACAAGCAGCTAGACGACCAAGACCACCATTACCTAGTGATGGGTCGCGTTCTTCTTCTAGAAGGTCAGTTAGATTTTGGCCTAACTCTTCCATAGCGCCTGTAATTTCTTCATACAGACCCATGCTGATAAGGTTGTTACCTGTCAGACGGCCAATCAAGAATTCAAGCGATAAATAGTTTAAGCTTTTTGCATTTTTAATCTTTTCATCGTTCTCTGTTTCTAACAAATCGAATGTTGTTAGTTCAGCAAGCGCACGGCCCATTGCTAGATACCATGAACGGCTATCGGCAGTATCTACTGTTGTTGCGTATGTTGCTGATAAATGCTTTTTAACACTTTCTTGGAACGACACTTTGTCGAATTTTTTTTGTTGAGTAGGTTTCATTACCAAAGTCTCACTGTAGTTTTTAATCCATCTGTGCCATATCTTGCACGCTCTCTTATAACTAAGCATCCTCCTAGTTTTGCTCGATACAAGGAGGAGGAGTCAGGGCGTAGAGGGCGTACTAGCACCTAGTTAGTGATCTAAATCCCATGTTGATTACGAATCACTAATATAGGAGTGATTGCGATCACACCAGCTACGATTTCACTCTATTAAAACTTGATGAAATTTCTGATTTGACCTCTAAAAACAATTATTAAATATGCCATTCGGATCACGCTTAGAACTCGGATATTACATAACTTGCATAACTTCTCGCGTAAAAGTAGTGCCCGAATAATATTATAATGCAAACATTAGGTGATAAGGTTCACAATTAAAGGGCGTAGATGCACCAAAAACCACCAAGGCGTCATAATTACGAAGTGGATCAAAGTCTGTAGACTTTTTAATCCAGTAATATTCTAAATAGAACGTATTATCGAAGTATTTTTATAGACTTTGTCTAACAATAATAACCAACCCTTACAGGCTGAATTAAAGACATGTGGATTCCTTCAAAATTGACTCGTCCCGGACGATTGCATAACGCTATAGTGAGGCCGAGAGTATTAGACCTCCTGCAACAAGCGCCTTTCTATAAGCTTGTTCTGTTTCGCTCTCCTGCTGGTTATGGAAAAACAACCATGGCTGCACAATGGTTGTCAGACAAACCTAATGTCGGTTGGTACAGCATTGACGATAGCGACAATGATACCTTTCGCTTCATTAACTATTTATTGCAGTCGATAAATAAAGCGACACAACAATCCTGTCCTAACTCGCAAGTGTTAGCTGAGCGCCGTCAATTTTCGTCTTTGCATTCACTCTTTAGCGAAGTATTCGCAGAGATGTCCACTTTTCACCAAGAGTGCTACCTCGTACTGGATGATTATCACTTAATCACGAATGACGAGATCCACGAAGCCATGCGCTTCTTCTTGAAACACATGCCAGACAATCTCACTTTAATTGTGACCAGTCGCGCGACCCCACCTCTTGGAACGGCCAATCTACGCGTTCGTGATCTAATGATTGAGATAGGTAATGAGTTACTTGCTTTTGATACTGAAGAGACCACGCGATTTTTCAATCAACGAGTCACCGATGGGATTGATGATGCCACTGCAAACAATTTACGCACTTATGTAGAAGGTTGGCCTTCTGCACTACAGTTAATCGCTTTACAAGCCCAGCATCAAAAACGCACACTTGCACAATCAGCTGAATCGGTTTCTCAATTTAGCCACGCTCATTTATGGGACTATTTAGTCGAAGAGGTATTTGACCTTTTAGATCAAGATACACGTCACTTCCTAATGCAATGTTCTGTTCTTGATCATTTCAATGATGAACTCGTTTGCGCTCTCACACAGCGTGATGATGCTCTAGGGATGATTGAATCTCTGAACCGCTACGGGTTGTTCATTTACCCATTAGAAGGTGAACATAACTGGTATCGCTTCCATAACCTTTTCGGAGAGTTCTTGTCACACGAACGCCAAGCGCGAATTCCACAACAAGAACAAGATCTACACCGAAGTGCAGCCAAAGCGTGGTTAAAACTCGAAACACCACATCAAGCTCTAAATCATGCGCAAA
Above is a window of Vibrio cortegadensis DNA encoding:
- a CDS encoding glycogen/starch/alpha-glucan phosphorylase — encoded protein: MKPTQQKKFDKVSFQESVKKHLSATYATTVDTADSRSWYLAMGRALAELTTFDLLETENDEKIKNAKSLNYLSLEFLIGRLTGNNLISMGLYEEITGAMEELGQNLTDLLEEERDPSLGNGGLGRLAACFMDSCAAQEYPTVGYGLHYEYGLFKQSFQDGRQQEAPDAWRGVEGYPWEVARPELAQHIGFYGHVDVEFIDGKEVRTWVPGMEVKAMPWDLPIVGYESNTVYPLRLWECQAIAPFSLASFNNGDYFEAQHSLIDAGNITKVLYPNDNHEKGKTLRLMQQYFHSAASVRDILRRHEAAGFSLEDLPKQETIQLNDTHPTIAIPELMRILIDEKGLSWDQAWEISAHTFAYTNHTLLPEALETWSESLIQRLLPRHMEIIFEINHRFMQEVRKMWPGDGEKQAKLSIIQEGFHRMVRMANLCVIGSYKVNGVAALHSQLVKKDLFPEFNEIFPGKLTNVTNGITPRRWLKFCNPGLSKLITGKIGTEWPAKLEQLEGIAKFATDAKFQKEFMAVKKENKQRLADWVSENMGIELDTNAIFDVQIKRLHEYKRQHLDLLHILSLYHRILNEPGFECEPRVCFFAAKAAPGYHLAKEIIFAVNKIAEKINNDPRIGNKLKVVFIPDYRVSMAEIIIPAADVSQQISLAGKEASGTGNMKMALNGALTIGTMDGANVEIREEVGDENIYIFGLEVEGVQALKAQGYNPYDYYNADPLLKASLDLLTGEEFTPGQPGLLRATFDSLLDGGDPYLCLADFASYVQAHEDMGKQYKDQAGWAKKAILNTALVGKFTSDRSIRDYVNNIWKLEAVNR